The sequence aattcaccactgtatatttctcagcaactatttctaGGTATGAGAATTTTGGATCTCTAAGTTctgtggagtaaagagatcctttaccagcaccacgattagcgaactctaacatcagacggatgcagtccccacttagttggaaaatggctcgcgaaaatttcggatgagcaagaatttcataaaacaaaggaatgtcggggttataaagaggaatagagAGACCTGCGAGaagttgacctagcgaaattatgatggattgatcatcacaattttgattggagaaaagcttgacagaaagaattgatttagcattcacaccaggaatgggggagagtgaaaGAACTTTATTAGCAAAATCTTTTTGGatatcttgtagattcttctcatatctatgaccacttggagccatgtttaaatacagagtatgggaatgtataaaaagtaaaataatttaaggaagaaaaaattacagcagcagagtttgcagaagaataacagatttgcagagacgagagaataaaaatagaagagaaagtaaaaagaaaagtggaaagaggggggagaagagtatataaagaaattttacttctcgaagaaatagacatcattaagacgaagagacgtgagcggttgaaagatagcagttacagaagacgtgtcaagaaataaatggaagagagagtacgtgtgataaatgtggaatatgaaaagataagcagttgcggcatttctcacatcattctctactttgcagagaagatatgagaagaggcaagatgtaggatcagaatctcgcaacaattatgtctcagcgaaattatcaatggtattgcacaatagcgtcgcagaacaatttcagaaacgacgtcagcaaggatcatgagaaaggtatgatagtcttgcgaaaacaAGAGAGATTGCGAAGTGAACATTTTTAAGgttacgagaatgtcgcaaaccatatccgaaaataaaggacagattagctgtcgtccactatgtatttccttataaatagtcattcaagttgCAAAggtgggagagatctttttgaagtaagaaacaagtaaataggagagagaaagtttagagcagagttcattcttaatttctttatctttcttgtaagaacattcaaaaattaatcaataaaattaagagtgttaacctaaaaatgagttgatcaacaatgaaatcatatgaggggtgtagtgtaggatttcctgcaactacatcaacCAAAACAGTACTAACCAGCACATTTCTATCCAGTGTATAGTCATTAAGGATTGCATCGATACTCGTATTTGAAAACCAAGCACCATAATAAAGAGAAGTATCTCTATCATCACCCAGCAAAACTTTAGTGTTAGATTCCACTATCTTGTACACTCTTCAAATACCCGGAAGAATAGAAGACTTCAAACCATTTACCTTGATACACCCATTTCTGCCAAAGAATTTAACACGAAGAAAACCTGCCCATTTTTTCTTCGAAGAACGAATTTTCCACCAAAGTTTCATGAGCATGGCATCATTCATTGTAGCCATACGAGTTAAGCCCAAACCCCCTTCCTCAAAAGGGCAACAGACTTTATCATAAGCAACAACCACAGCACGGCTAACATTAGAATCTCCGACCAAATAAAATTCCTAATTACTCTTCCACACTGTAAAATGAATTTACGTGGCCATTTATATATAGCCATATTGTGAATAGAGTAACTAGTAATAACAGACTTGACAAGAACCAAACGATCATGGAAGGATAGCAAAAAAACCTTTCTAACCAGCAAGTTGCGATTTAATCTTCTCCACTACACCCGAAATGTGATGATATCGAACAGTTCCCGgcataatttgaactcccaaataACGATCAGGAAAAGTGGATACAGTCATACCCAAATGGTTAGCAAGATAATTCATTCTAGTTAAAGAACCGCCCCCATAATAAATCTTGCTCTTCTGTCTACAAACAGTTTGACCAGAAGCTCTTTGATACTTACCCAACAAATCCACCAGATTGTTGAGGCTCTTAAGTTTTCCTTTACagaaaatcataatgtcatcagcaaaaaagagatgagtaggagaaataccacCTCTAGTTACCATATGAGACATCTTTTTCTCATGAAAAAGCTTTGTAATATTTCtgctaagaacatcttcaatcaagacaaaaatcaaaggagaaagaggatctccttgacgcgaacctctattaattttgaaatatCCCTCCGGACTGCCATTCAAAAGAATAGAGATTCTAGCAGAATTCAAAATATTAAGATTCCAAGAGCACCAATGTTCAGAGAAACCATATCTCCGAAAAACTTCCAACACAAAAGACCAACTCACCGTGTCAAATGCCTGGGAAATATCAAGCTTAAGACCAATGTTTCCATCCTTACGCTTGATGTGAAGTTCATTAACCATTTCAGAAACCAAACTGATGTTTTCATGGATATTCTGACCTTTCATAAAGGCTTCCTGTTCCTCAGAAACAAGCTTATCCAAAACACTACCAACTCTAGTAGAAaggatcttagtaaaaattttaaataaaaaattactaagaccaataggtcGAAAATTACGAAGAGTATTTGCACCTCTTACCTTTGGAAGCAAGATGATAAGACTTGAATTCACCCCATTTGGAATCTGACCagtattccaacaaaaaataattGCCTTAATCAAATATTCATTAATAATATCCCAGCAATGACGATAAAAACAACCATAAAAACCATCCGGCCCTGGAGCACTATCAGCTCCAAGATCAAAAACTGCTTGTTTAATTTCGTCAGGAGTAGAAATTCTGTCCATAGCAAGACTTTCTTCCTCTGAGATACCAAcatgctcataatcaaataaACTAGCATCCAAATCAGACTCATGGCCATTAAATTTTTCCTCATAGAACTGCACCACATGGTCACGCAACTGATCATAGTCTGAAATAGTATGGCCATCACTATCTGTTAATTCTGAAATAGTATTAGAACTCCGACGAATGCGAATACTATTATGGAAGAAAGTACTGTTGCTTGAACCCTCCACAAGCCACTGATTCCTTGCCTTTTGCTTAAGCATAGAGTTATGTTGAAGCCGAGTCTCACTAAGCCTAGCCATAACATCCTTCATAAGATTAAGTTTGGAAACATCATTAGGATCTTCATCCGAGCAAAGAGCCGCAGATTCAAAACTCAGCTGGTCTTGCTTCAACCTAGAATGAATATTACCAAAAACTTCAAGATGCCATTCCTTAATCACCCCCTTTAGCCTCTTGAGTTTATAAGTAAATATGAAATCAAGAGAACCATGAACTGGCATATTCCAACTGTCACTCACCATACAAAGAAATCAGTGTGTaaaaaccacattttttgaatGCGAAAAGGAGCTCTTTTAGGTCTCGGAACAGCAAAAGGAAACCCCAAAAGAGTAAAATGGTCGGAAACTtctctaggaagagctttacaccgccaattctcaaatttCGCTAACCAAGCAGCATTGATAACaacacgatccaacttactaatgaTTCTGTGAGAACCCGACTGACCATTAGTCCAAGTAAATTTAGTACCCAAGAAATATGCTTCGAAAAGATTATTAtcatccatccaatcagaaaattCATTAATTGCTGAAGTCCTAGGCTCAAGATCACCCTTTTTCTCATCAAGTCGAAGGATACAATTGAAATCTCCCATGACAAACCACGAGATCGACGTATCATGGCTATTAAGCTGCTGCCAAAGCCTTCGCCTAGTAACCTGaacataactagcatgaacaaacgaGATATGAACTCCATCAACCTCAACTGTTATAGCCTGTTTGCTCCTATTAATAACCGAGGGAGCAATACCATTTAAGTAGCAAATCCACATATTAGCAATACTAGAAGCAGTCGCATTATGAATAACATGTGGATAAAAACCTTCCAACTGAAGTCTATTACCAAAACCAACCGAGCAATGAACTTTTGGTTCCGCAACACAAAAAATATCCGGCTTGAACTCCCTAATTAACTCTCTAAGTTTACATTGAGCTGCATCACGAGCAACTCCATTTATGTTCCAAAAGAGAACCCGCATAATTAAACATTAGGGGTTTGAGTTTTAGATAGCTTTACTTGATGAGAAGTATTTGAGGAGGATTTTAGTCTTGGTGAAGAACCCTTTCGAGCACGAACTTCCAATTCAGATTCTTCCGAGACCGACATGGAATCATTATCTCTCAAAGTATCAATTTTTTCTTGAAGAGCTATCAACTGCTGCTGCTTAACACGTTTAGCTACTTCATCAACCTTATTAATCTCCAAAAGAGGGTTATTCAAAGTCTCACCAACTGATCCCAGAATATTGAATTTGTTATGAGAGATATATTCCGAACTTTCTTCAAGAGCATCACACACCGGTGTAGACAAAGATAAAACAGAATCCTACCAGGATTAGGAAGTCTAGTTCTTaccaattcaacattcccaactgGCTTAGTATTCAAGGCAACAATACTCAATGACTTTTCCCTGTTAACTAAAACTGAATGCGCAAGCTTAGCTTGTTTGGCTATCTCAAACTCAGCTGTATCCCTGCGCAAAATAACTTCGAAATTCACGAGTTCATCTTGTAACTATTGTTCCAACTCAACAGTGTCTTGAATGCTCACAGTAGCAGGCTGTACATTGTTATCAACTGttccctttcgattttttttACCATTCTTCTTTTGACCTGAAACTTTCCATGCTGTATTAGTGTCACCCTGGTGGATAACTAGAGCATTAGATTGCTGCGACGTACTGGCAGTAGCGGGTGGCGTATTAACTGAAGTAACATGCTTCTTTCTGCACTCTAAGTCTAGATGACAAACTATTTTGCACTTAAAACGGTATTTCGGCCTTTTCAAGATTTCAAATGGTTGCAAAAAATTGCGCCCACCAGCTTCAACATAAACATAATTTGTATTAAGCtttgcaaaatcaatatcaatcaggACTGAGGCGTAATGCCCATACTCATGGTTTAGGGTTCTcttatcaaccacaataggagttcCAAAAGATTTTCCCAAAGCTAACAGCGTCTTCTCCACCCACATTTCAACCTGAAGACCTGAAAACTTGACCCAGATGGTAGAGTGAGAGTACATTGTTTATCAGCATCGAACCCTGGATACCATTCGATCAGACGTAAAGGTTGCTCGTTCACAATCCATGGATCCTTGTTACCCTCACGATAAACTTTTTCTTTGTCTTCCTGTGTTaacaacttgatgatgaagaatcccCGGTTCATGGGGATGGACTTCACCTTAGCCTCTCCAAGCTTTCATTGTTGTTCCAAGTTAATCTTAACATCATTGAGTTTGATACCCTTGAGATCCAGCCTCCCAATGATACTGGAGCACCATATTTGACAACCCTTTTCATAATAATCTTGAGGAATAACCACAAATGGTTTTCCATCTTGATAGTAGGGTTTGGTAGAGTAGTAATGTCGATAGCAGTAGAaacatggtttttttttgttttttcccatAACAAGTTCAGCAAACGTTAGCTTTTGATGCCTAGACTCACCAACCGATTGTTCCCCTATCTCTGATCACCAAAGAGATGATCCAAGATGAAGCGCGgaaaaaagtttttgaaaaaatttgaaaaccctaaaatcgccagagcaaagttaggagagagaaaaaaattgcttgcttggtcttttgttttctaaggaaatacgtccagtaaaaatttcatttctatgtacgttgattcaagaaaatataaaggaaaaatcaaatttcacaatagaagaaggatgaaagaccaagcagaactaatccaaatcctaacaaatttcatcaatcttgaatcaaatagaaagacaaagctaacacaaaaagaaagagttcataaaaatgttgaattttatataagttaactcaaaaatctctacacactttgttataagtcggaaattgatttctgagactaaattgtaaactagataaactcacctttaatagaataagtttgaaaacaaGGTCCTCGTTCGTTCAGAATCGGTTGGTGCTATTACAACATTGACAACTtcgaacgttccttggtttgttaaacacGGGTGGAGTTTGGTTCAAAGTAGATATGTTTCCATTCATTTTGTGCGCACCTATCGTGAGGCTAACTTCGCGGCAGACAACATGGCAAAGAGGGGTTGTTCTCTAAGAAATGGTGAAGGTTTAAACTATAATGAAAGACCATATTTTCTTCATTCGTTAGAATATCCAAATATTTCATATTTCAGATTTAAgttgtttgtaagtttttggggtcttcggACCTCTTTTATTGTAAACTCTTTGTACATATTGGCTATTCATCAATAcaatttggacttaccaaaaaaaaagtttgaaaaatgtattgtaatcacaattaatatgttctgaggcaatacgtttagtaaaaactgcatttttatgtacgttgattcaagaaaatataaaggaagtcaaatttcacaatagaagaaggatgaaagaccaagcagaactaatccaaatcctaacaaatttcacctatcttgaatcagatagaaagacaaagccaacacaaaaggaaagagtttataaaaatgttgaattttatatacgttaactcaaaaaagtctacacacttcgtt comes from Papaver somniferum cultivar HN1 chromosome 7, ASM357369v1, whole genome shotgun sequence and encodes:
- the LOC113296359 gene encoding uncharacterized protein LOC113296359 codes for the protein MYSHSTIWVKFSGLQVEMWVEKTLLALGKSFGTPIVVDKRTLNHEYGHYASVLIDIDFAKLNTNYVYVEAGGRNFLQPFEILKRPKYRFKCKIVCHLDLECRKKHVTSVNTPPATASTSQQSNALVIHQGDTNTAWKVSGQKKNGKKNRKGTVDNNVQPATDSVLSLSTPVCDALEESSEYISHNKFNILGSVGETLNNPLLEINKVDEVAKRVKQQQLIALQEKIDTLRDNDSMSVSEESELEVRARKGSSPRLKSSSNTSHQVKLSKTQTPNV